The following are encoded in a window of Acidobacteriota bacterium genomic DNA:
- a CDS encoding FAD:protein FMN transferase has protein sequence MYERREFLKLAPRREPAASSYWLHVSRMAMACRFEITLPQTAQAGVRVASAALDEVARLEQQLTVFRADSEISHINQTAATQAVPVEPALFALLGLCQELARATAGAFDITSSPLSHCWGFLRRQGRIPTAAEIEAARLNTGSAKLRLNAEARTIRLAQPGVEINLGSIGKGYALDRVAGQMRGAVRTALLSAGSSSMRALGSGARGQGWVVGIRHPRKPDQRLAVLRLCETALATSGGEEQFFEHAGQRYAHILDPRTGWPAEGVAGVTVVTDAAAVADALATAFYVGGRALAETYCAAHPGTLAVLLERDAEQPLVIGHNAHCAVELFHD, from the coding sequence ATGTACGAACGCCGCGAATTCCTAAAACTCGCTCCACGCCGCGAACCTGCTGCCAGCAGCTATTGGCTGCACGTCAGTCGCATGGCGATGGCTTGCCGCTTTGAAATTACGTTGCCGCAAACTGCGCAGGCCGGCGTGCGCGTGGCGAGTGCCGCGCTGGATGAGGTCGCCCGTCTCGAACAGCAATTGACGGTCTTTCGCGCTGACAGCGAAATCAGCCACATCAATCAAACCGCCGCTACCCAGGCCGTGCCAGTCGAACCCGCGCTCTTTGCCTTGCTCGGTTTGTGTCAGGAACTGGCGCGCGCGACCGCTGGCGCATTCGACATTACGTCCAGCCCCTTGAGCCATTGCTGGGGCTTTCTGCGGCGGCAGGGACGCATCCCCACGGCGGCGGAAATCGAAGCGGCGCGTCTGAACACCGGCAGCGCAAAGCTGCGGCTGAATGCCGAGGCGCGCACCATTCGATTGGCGCAACCCGGCGTCGAGATCAATCTGGGCAGTATCGGCAAAGGCTACGCGCTGGATCGCGTGGCCGGACAAATGCGCGGCGCGGTTCGCACGGCCTTGCTCAGTGCCGGTTCGAGCAGCATGCGCGCGCTGGGCAGTGGCGCACGCGGTCAGGGTTGGGTGGTTGGTATTCGTCATCCGCGCAAACCGGATCAGCGCTTGGCGGTCTTGCGATTGTGCGAGACTGCGCTGGCGACCAGTGGCGGCGAAGAGCAGTTTTTTGAACACGCGGGCCAACGCTACGCCCACATCCTTGATCCGCGCACGGGTTGGCCCGCCGAAGGTGTTGCGGGCGTAACCGTCGTGACCGATGCTGCGGCAGTCGCCGATGCGCTGGCGACGGCGTTTTATGTCGGTGGACGTGCGCTGGCCGAAACGTATTGCGCGGCACATCCCGGCACGCTGGCCGTGCTGCTGGAACGTGACGCCGAGCAACCCCTTGTCATCGGGCACAACGCGCATTGCGCAGTAGAGCTTTTCCATGACTAA
- a CDS encoding Gfo/Idh/MocA family oxidoreductase yields MNLTDEQKEQGRRNFLKALAGTPALAALGVAAATHGPIKGGPVKAAVIGTGGMGRGLIAQCQKDLIDLRALCDINPKRRRAVAETLVKNGWPQPKEYDDWREMLQKEDLEAVIIATPLWSHADIAVGCLDAGKHVLCEKMMAKSEADCLRMIDAMKRNKRLLEIGYQRYYNPVYQASYSNIIKQGLIGEVYFARLVWHRNGNWRRKEDPPAPDFNPGKWGYPDWEHLVNWRLYKQYSEGLMAELGSHLITATNWFFEAPPVAAYSTGSIARFNDGREVYDHVYATLEYPGGRAATFSSIESNAFEDHYEMFLGTKGTLILQNEVEVYLFYEGEAATTKVEVSRQSAAPVADTSATRPADAPGRTVNAATAGQVDRNISYRNEIAEFCASVRTGKPVRCGPQKAMQSALAVLTANQAAEKRARVEIKPATPSAA; encoded by the coding sequence ATGAATCTAACTGACGAACAGAAAGAACAAGGCCGCCGCAATTTCCTAAAAGCCCTGGCGGGCACGCCCGCGCTCGCTGCGCTTGGTGTTGCTGCGGCGACGCATGGCCCGATCAAAGGTGGCCCGGTCAAAGCTGCAGTCATCGGCACGGGCGGGATGGGACGCGGCTTGATTGCGCAATGTCAGAAAGACCTGATTGACCTACGCGCCTTGTGCGACATCAATCCAAAGCGGCGGCGCGCGGTGGCCGAGACGCTGGTCAAAAACGGCTGGCCGCAACCCAAAGAATATGACGACTGGCGTGAGATGCTGCAAAAAGAAGACCTAGAAGCCGTCATCATCGCCACACCGCTCTGGTCGCACGCCGACATCGCGGTCGGCTGTTTGGACGCGGGCAAGCACGTGCTGTGCGAAAAGATGATGGCGAAAAGCGAGGCCGACTGTTTGCGCATGATTGACGCGATGAAGCGCAACAAGCGCCTGCTCGAAATCGGCTATCAGCGCTATTACAACCCCGTCTATCAGGCTTCGTACAGCAACATCATCAAACAGGGTTTGATCGGCGAGGTCTATTTCGCGCGCCTCGTCTGGCATCGCAACGGCAACTGGCGGCGCAAAGAAGACCCGCCCGCGCCCGATTTCAACCCCGGCAAGTGGGGCTATCCAGATTGGGAGCATCTGGTGAACTGGCGGCTTTACAAGCAGTATTCCGAAGGGTTGATGGCTGAATTAGGCAGCCATTTGATCACGGCGACGAACTGGTTTTTTGAAGCCCCGCCGGTCGCTGCTTATTCGACCGGCAGCATCGCGCGCTTCAACGACGGGCGTGAAGTTTACGATCACGTTTACGCCACGCTCGAATATCCGGGTGGACGCGCGGCGACGTTTTCATCCATCGAATCGAACGCCTTTGAAGATCATTACGAAATGTTCCTCGGCACCAAAGGCACGTTGATTTTGCAAAACGAAGTCGAGGTCTATCTGTTTTACGAGGGCGAAGCCGCGACGACCAAAGTCGAAGTCTCCCGGCAAAGCGCCGCGCCGGTCGCTGATACTTCCGCCACACGTCCGGCGGACGCGCCCGGACGCACAGTGAACGCCGCGACGGCAGGGCAGGTGGACAGAAACATTTCGTATCGCAACGAGATTGCTGAATTCTGCGCGTCTGTTCGTACAGGCAAGCCGGTGCGTTGCGGCCCGCAAAAAGCGATGCAATCGGCGCTGGCCGTGTTGACGGCGAATCAGGCGGCGGAAAAACGCGCGCGGGTTGAGATCAAACCGGCAACGCCTTCAGCCGCATGA
- the pelA gene encoding pectate lyase: protein MIVKDETELPVAKKHLRLATSDKAVGPYSAASPAFTKDWVEGPTALKLGQEWIVYYDEYRDHRYGALKTRDWKSWENISEQLSFPAGVRHGTAFAVSANILAGLQGQQPQIAWRNALRQSAGWYGSDEAVRVADNVLLYQRDTGGWPKNTEMAKLLTAGERAELNENKDHLDSTIDNGATYTQLEYLARVFSATKQERFKTAFFKGLDYLLQAQYANGGWPQYFPLRKGYYTHITYNDDAMIGVLRLLRDITRKQPEYGFVDDPRRQRAGQAVAKGIECILKTQIVVDGKRTAWCAQHDEVTLAPAKARAYEHPSLSGSESVGIVRFLMEIENPDARVSNAIEAAVAWLKAVQVNGFRYYDKRDAALEKGYDRVLEAAANAGPLWARFYEIGTNRPIFSGRDSIIKYSVSEIEHERRTGYGWYSDRAADLLAKEYPAWWAKQEKR from the coding sequence ATGATCGTCAAGGACGAGACTGAATTGCCGGTGGCCAAAAAGCATCTGCGTCTTGCGACCAGCGATAAGGCCGTCGGGCCATACAGCGCGGCCTCGCCCGCCTTCACCAAAGATTGGGTCGAAGGGCCGACGGCGCTGAAGCTGGGACAGGAATGGATTGTTTACTACGACGAATACCGCGACCACCGCTACGGCGCGCTCAAAACGCGTGATTGGAAAAGCTGGGAAAACATCAGTGAGCAACTCAGCTTTCCGGCGGGCGTGCGGCACGGCACTGCCTTCGCCGTTTCGGCCAACATCCTCGCGGGGTTGCAAGGACAGCAGCCGCAAATCGCCTGGCGCAATGCGCTGCGGCAAAGCGCCGGCTGGTACGGCAGCGACGAAGCCGTGCGCGTGGCCGACAACGTGCTGCTTTACCAACGCGACACGGGCGGCTGGCCGAAGAACACCGAGATGGCGAAGCTGCTCACCGCAGGCGAGCGCGCCGAACTGAACGAAAACAAAGATCACCTGGATTCGACGATTGATAACGGCGCGACTTACACACAGCTTGAATATCTCGCCCGCGTGTTCAGCGCGACCAAACAGGAGCGGTTCAAAACAGCCTTCTTCAAAGGGCTGGATTACCTGCTGCAAGCGCAATACGCGAACGGCGGCTGGCCGCAGTATTTCCCGCTGCGCAAAGGTTATTACACGCACATCACCTACAACGATGATGCGATGATCGGTGTGCTGCGCTTGCTGCGGGACATCACGCGCAAGCAGCCGGAATATGGCTTTGTAGATGACCCGCGCCGTCAGCGCGCTGGGCAAGCCGTCGCCAAGGGAATTGAATGCATCCTGAAAACACAGATTGTGGTGGACGGCAAACGCACCGCGTGGTGCGCGCAACACGACGAAGTGACACTCGCTCCCGCCAAGGCGCGCGCGTATGAACATCCTTCGCTCAGCGGCAGCGAGAGCGTCGGGATCGTGCGCTTTCTGATGGAGATAGAGAACCCCGATGCGCGTGTCAGCAACGCGATTGAAGCCGCCGTCGCCTGGCTCAAGGCGGTGCAGGTCAACGGCTTCCGCTATTACGACAAACGTGATGCGGCGTTGGAAAAAGGCTATGACCGGGTGCTCGAAGCCGCGGCCAATGCCGGGCCGCTCTGGGCGCGCTTTTACGAAATCGGCACCAATCGCCCGATCTTCAGTGGACGGGATAGCATCATCAAATACAGTGTGTCCGAGATTGAACACGAACGGCGCACCGGTTACGGCTGGTATTCAGACCGCGCGGCAGATTTGCTGGCGAAAGAGTACCCGGCGTGGTGGGCGAAACAAGAGAAACGATAA
- a CDS encoding alpha/beta fold hydrolase, whose amino-acid sequence MVPRLSCVAVLLLVCVGYANAADATVAPNGDGQFKSIQDAIMAAPQGLPSAERPWIISVKPGVYKELIYVQRERRFIKLVGEDPKTTIITFNLNANMIFFDGRPLGTFRTPTVQVDGDGFGAENITFENSAGPVGQALALRVDGDQVSFKNCRFLGWQDTILLNRGRQYFENCYITGHVDFIFGGATAWFERCHIHVLKEVLKDGYITAASTPETQPYGFIFSNCQITGEPGVKTYLGRPWRGFAHTVFLNTEMSDAVRPVGWHNWTGPEREKTARYGEFGSTGAGANEAARVAWARKLTAAEAEALTVAKVLGAWNPRAVPKAEVAPVRRNPYDHPLLKGRVKTDIEYAQAGGESLKLDAFVPTGKGPFPAVIFVHGGGWSAGTRTGGNDPLFAPVAQRGIAWFTISYRLAPKHNYPAPIEDVYAAIRWVKAHAAEFNVDPKRLALVGESAGGQIVAQAAVLAKDDTQVAAVVPFYAPVDFIADMARRGGLSTSMRGLFGRTDAKADEATLQQLREASPINHIKPGLPPFLLVHGTGDMSVLYNWSPQFQAKLKAAGVPCDLITIPDGVHGMARWESFAPEYKEKVADWLAQQLKL is encoded by the coding sequence ATGGTTCCCCGATTAAGTTGCGTAGCAGTGCTGTTGCTGGTTTGCGTTGGTTACGCCAACGCCGCCGACGCCACCGTTGCGCCCAACGGCGATGGACAATTCAAATCCATTCAGGATGCGATCATGGCCGCGCCACAGGGACTGCCCAGCGCCGAGCGGCCCTGGATCATCAGCGTCAAACCGGGCGTGTACAAAGAACTCATCTACGTCCAGCGCGAACGCCGCTTTATCAAGCTGGTTGGCGAAGACCCCAAGACGACGATCATCACGTTCAACTTAAACGCGAACATGATTTTCTTTGATGGCAGGCCGCTCGGCACCTTTCGCACACCGACAGTGCAAGTGGATGGCGATGGTTTTGGCGCTGAAAACATCACGTTTGAAAATTCCGCCGGGCCGGTCGGACAGGCGCTGGCCTTGCGCGTGGACGGCGATCAGGTCAGCTTCAAAAACTGCCGCTTTCTGGGCTGGCAAGATACGATTTTGCTCAATCGCGGGCGGCAGTATTTCGAGAATTGCTACATCACCGGGCACGTGGATTTCATCTTCGGCGGCGCAACGGCCTGGTTTGAACGCTGCCACATTCACGTGTTGAAAGAAGTATTGAAAGACGGTTACATCACGGCGGCCTCGACGCCGGAAACGCAGCCGTATGGTTTCATCTTTTCAAACTGCCAGATCACGGGCGAACCGGGCGTGAAAACTTATCTGGGCCGCCCTTGGCGCGGCTTTGCGCATACGGTTTTTCTGAATACGGAAATGTCCGATGCCGTGCGTCCGGTGGGCTGGCACAACTGGACAGGGCCGGAGCGCGAAAAGACGGCACGTTACGGCGAATTCGGCAGCACAGGCGCAGGCGCGAATGAAGCCGCGCGCGTGGCTTGGGCGCGCAAGCTGACCGCTGCTGAAGCCGAAGCCTTGACGGTCGCCAAAGTGCTTGGCGCTTGGAATCCGAGAGCTGTGCCAAAAGCCGAAGTCGCGCCTGTGCGCCGCAATCCTTACGACCATCCGCTGCTCAAAGGCCGCGTCAAAACCGACATCGAATACGCACAGGCGGGCGGCGAAAGCCTGAAGCTCGACGCGTTTGTGCCAACTGGCAAAGGGCCATTTCCAGCGGTGATCTTCGTGCACGGTGGCGGCTGGTCGGCGGGCACTCGCACGGGCGGCAACGATCCGTTGTTTGCGCCGGTCGCCCAGCGCGGCATCGCCTGGTTCACGATCAGCTATCGTCTCGCGCCCAAGCACAATTACCCCGCGCCGATTGAAGATGTCTACGCCGCCATTCGCTGGGTCAAGGCGCACGCGGCGGAATTCAACGTTGATCCTAAACGCCTCGCCTTGGTGGGCGAATCGGCAGGCGGACAAATCGTCGCGCAAGCTGCTGTGCTGGCGAAAGACGATACGCAGGTGGCCGCCGTCGTGCCGTTTTATGCGCCGGTGGATTTCATCGCCGATATGGCGCGGCGCGGCGGCTTGAGCACTTCGATGCGGGGTTTGTTCGGGCGCACTGACGCCAAAGCGGATGAAGCGACATTGCAACAGTTGCGCGAGGCCTCGCCAATCAATCACATTAAACCTGGCTTGCCGCCGTTCCTGCTGGTGCACGGCACGGGCGATATGAGCGTGCTGTACAACTGGTCGCCGCAGTTTCAGGCGAAGCTCAAAGCGGCAGGTGTGCCGTGTGACCTCATCACGATCCCCGATGGCGTGCACGGCATGGCGCGGTGGGAAAGCTTCGCGCCCGAATACAAAGAAAAGGTTGCTGACTGGCTCGCGCAACAATTGAAGCTATGA
- a CDS encoding immunoglobulin domain-containing protein: MRSPRIYLLLATLLGLTLWAVDWRGLAAALIDDRFADGNSQNQNLANNSLRVFNGRANTVRTDATGSVSFEVTNAGGSEAFWAYFTNAGAPVTLGVGDALSVALDFSVSGFGGTGQDVRFGVLDSLGTRNTTNLTAGMNDATFINDTGYGLQYYASGAGNPFVIGRRALLTGGNIFNNFGDFATISTGTSGATARQPLENNVPYTLSYTITRVSANETQIEAAVTGGALNGLTYKVVESSIAPQTTFDYFAFRIAGPTFATKLTFTRLLVDYTPQPPVITSQPQPSTLTVQVGGNVTFAIAARGDVPAYQWQKNGVDVAGNASARTATLNLTNVQLGDAGDYTCVVSNAGGSVRSNPAKLNVTTDQVPPAPAIAQQPRDTTVVAGAAASLSVTATGANLVYQWFKNGALIPQANEASLRFASAQISDAANYTVVISNSSGSVLSAAARLLVVSAMSVVQTAPLGGAMNVCIDAPLTLTFDQAPRQGTSGRIQVYRLDANDNGVLVDAIDLSLAGQSRSVGSASTTFNYYPVLLDGNTATITLHRALDYQQRYYVTLEPGVLTDASGAPFAGLDETKALRFTTKTLGPPLGATSLWVAVDGTGDFCTVQGALDFVPVNNTQPVNITVARGTYNEIVYVPSNKPFITVRGADRDLTRIQYANNAVLNPTSTVTRTMFGVDAPDFTLENITLHNTTAKGGSQAEAFRGNNQRLTLNRVSLFSFQDTLMLQGRAFVNDSYIEGDVDFMWGSGAVFFQNCELKANNAGFYTQIRNGQSGNGNVYVNCRLTSTPGLTGVYLARIDPTVFPYSQVAFINCAMGPHILPVGWQLNNAATAPNVQFWEYGSKTLNDAPLDVSQRAPFARQLSADEAARWSDPAFVLGNWTPTTLTASPSLALEETLTVNLLAPAATVASDTVGLYRVSAADAESLTRQSLAAAQNGVLRFARPAQAGRYEFRYLRGDGARVATSNIVTVPAAPLRRADVPIGFAAVEAWGQNGTTGGAGGQTVTVTTANEFLQAIARPEPLIIRVSGMLALPPRMHSVASNKTLIGVGANSGFTNGGLLIGLPFREGVTEPPVDAVKNVIVRNLRFANAADDAINIQMFAHHIWIDHCDLSNAFDGLIDIRFGSSYVTVSWNRFSQHSKTSLVGADDSNAALDVGRLKVTYHHNWFDGTTERHPRVRYGEPVHVFNNFYLNNSGYGVGCYQQSGCVIEGNYFENVAVPITITGPTEAGRAVERNNFFVRSGVPVVGGAVLEPQTFYGYVLDPPADVRALVARDAGVGKLRF; encoded by the coding sequence ATGAGATCGCCAAGAATTTATTTACTGCTGGCAACCCTGCTGGGCCTCACGCTGTGGGCGGTTGATTGGCGCGGACTGGCCGCCGCGTTGATTGACGACCGCTTTGCCGACGGCAATAGCCAGAATCAAAACCTGGCGAATAACTCCTTGCGGGTTTTCAACGGGCGCGCCAACACCGTGCGCACCGACGCCACCGGCTCCGTCTCGTTTGAGGTGACCAACGCGGGTGGTTCCGAAGCCTTTTGGGCCTACTTCACCAACGCGGGCGCGCCGGTCACGCTGGGCGTAGGCGATGCGCTGTCGGTCGCGTTAGACTTTTCGGTCAGCGGATTTGGCGGCACCGGGCAGGACGTGCGCTTTGGCGTGTTGGATTCGCTTGGCACGCGCAACACGACGAATTTGACGGCGGGGATGAACGATGCGACGTTCATCAACGACACCGGCTACGGCTTGCAGTACTACGCCAGCGGCGCGGGCAACCCGTTCGTGATTGGCCGACGCGCGTTGTTGACGGGCGGGAATATCTTCAACAACTTCGGCGATTTTGCGACGATCTCGACGGGCACCAGCGGAGCCACCGCGCGGCAGCCGCTCGAAAACAACGTGCCTTATACGTTGAGTTATACGATCACCCGTGTGTCGGCGAACGAGACGCAAATCGAAGCCGCCGTGACCGGGGGCGCACTGAACGGGCTGACTTACAAAGTCGTCGAGAGCAGCATCGCGCCGCAAACCACGTTTGATTATTTCGCCTTTCGCATTGCCGGGCCGACCTTTGCCACGAAGCTGACGTTCACGCGCCTGCTGGTGGATTACACGCCGCAACCCCCCGTCATCACCAGCCAGCCGCAACCTTCGACGTTGACCGTACAGGTCGGCGGCAATGTCACGTTCGCCATTGCGGCGCGTGGCGATGTGCCTGCCTACCAGTGGCAAAAAAATGGTGTGGACGTGGCGGGCAATGCTTCGGCGCGCACGGCGACGCTGAATCTGACGAATGTGCAATTGGGCGACGCGGGCGATTACACCTGCGTGGTGAGCAATGCGGGCGGCAGCGTGCGCAGCAATCCCGCCAAACTGAATGTCACGACCGATCAGGTGCCGCCCGCGCCCGCGATCGCGCAACAGCCGCGCGACACCACCGTCGTGGCTGGCGCTGCCGCGAGTCTGTCGGTCACGGCGACGGGCGCAAATCTGGTTTATCAATGGTTCAAGAACGGCGCGCTGATTCCGCAGGCGAACGAAGCGTCCTTGCGGTTTGCCAGCGCGCAAATCAGCGACGCGGCGAATTACACGGTCGTCATCAGCAATTCTAGCGGCAGTGTGCTGAGCGCGGCGGCCAGGCTGTTGGTCGTTTCGGCAATGAGTGTTGTGCAAACAGCGCCGCTCGGCGGCGCAATGAATGTATGCATTGACGCACCGCTGACGCTGACCTTCGATCAAGCGCCGCGCCAGGGCACGAGCGGACGCATTCAAGTGTATCGGCTGGACGCGAACGACAATGGTGTGTTAGTTGACGCAATTGATCTGTCGTTGGCGGGGCAGAGCCGTAGCGTTGGCTCGGCCAGCACGACGTTCAATTACTATCCGGTGCTGCTCGATGGCAACACGGCGACGATCACGCTGCATCGCGCGCTCGATTACCAACAACGTTATTACGTGACGCTTGAACCCGGCGTGCTGACCGATGCCAGCGGCGCGCCTTTTGCCGGACTCGACGAAACCAAAGCCTTGCGCTTCACGACCAAAACGCTGGGGCCGCCGTTGGGCGCGACTTCGTTGTGGGTGGCGGTGGATGGCACGGGCGATTTTTGCACGGTGCAGGGCGCGCTTGATTTTGTGCCGGTGAACAACACGCAACCGGTCAACATCACGGTGGCGCGCGGCACTTACAACGAGATCGTTTATGTCCCGTCGAACAAACCTTTCATCACCGTGCGCGGCGCAGACCGCGACTTGACGCGCATTCAATACGCCAACAACGCGGTGTTGAATCCGACCAGCACCGTCACGCGCACGATGTTCGGCGTGGACGCGCCCGATTTCACGCTCGAAAACATCACGCTGCACAACACGACCGCGAAAGGCGGTTCGCAGGCCGAGGCATTCAGGGGGAATAACCAGCGCCTCACCCTCAACCGCGTTTCCTTGTTCAGCTTTCAGGATACGTTGATGCTGCAAGGCCGCGCGTTCGTGAACGACAGTTACATCGAGGGCGACGTGGATTTCATGTGGGGCAGCGGCGCGGTGTTTTTTCAAAACTGCGAGTTGAAAGCCAACAACGCGGGCTTTTATACGCAGATTCGCAACGGGCAGAGCGGCAACGGCAACGTGTATGTGAATTGCCGCCTGACGAGCACGCCCGGCTTGACCGGTGTTTATCTCGCGCGCATTGATCCGACGGTTTTCCCCTACAGCCAGGTCGCGTTCATCAATTGCGCAATGGGGCCGCACATCCTGCCGGTCGGCTGGCAATTGAATAACGCGGCGACCGCGCCCAACGTGCAGTTCTGGGAATACGGCAGCAAGACGCTGAACGATGCGCCACTGGATGTGAGCCAGCGCGCGCCGTTCGCGCGGCAACTTTCCGCCGACGAAGCCGCGCGTTGGAGCGATCCGGCTTTCGTGCTTGGCAATTGGACGCCGACGACGTTGACGGCTTCGCCCAGCTTGGCGTTGGAGGAAACGCTGACGGTCAATCTACTCGCGCCCGCTGCCACAGTGGCTTCGGACACCGTCGGGCTTTATCGCGTAAGCGCCGCCGACGCCGAATCGCTGACGCGCCAGAGTCTGGCTGCCGCGCAAAACGGCGTGTTGCGCTTTGCGCGTCCCGCACAAGCAGGCCGCTATGAATTTCGTTACCTGCGCGGCGACGGTGCGCGCGTGGCGACCAGCAACATTGTCACGGTGCCTGCCGCGCCGTTGCGCCGCGCCGATGTGCCCATCGGTTTTGCCGCCGTCGAGGCCTGGGGGCAGAACGGCACGACCGGCGGCGCGGGCGGCCAAACCGTCACCGTCACAACGGCGAATGAATTTCTGCAAGCCATCGCGCGGCCCGAACCGCTCATCATTCGCGTCAGCGGCATGCTCGCCTTGCCGCCGCGTATGCACAGCGTGGCTTCCAACAAAACGCTCATTGGTGTCGGCGCGAACTCGGGCTTCACCAACGGCGGCTTGCTCATCGGCTTGCCCTTCCGCGAAGGCGTCACCGAACCGCCGGTTGACGCGGTCAAAAACGTCATCGTGCGCAATCTGCGCTTTGCCAATGCGGCGGATGACGCGATCAACATTCAGATGTTCGCGCATCACATCTGGATAGATCATTGCGATCTGAGCAATGCGTTCGACGGGCTGATTGATATTCGTTTCGGTTCGAGTTATGTCACCGTGTCGTGGAACCGGTTCAGCCAGCACAGCAAGACTTCGCTGGTGGGTGCGGACGATAGCAACGCGGCGCTGGACGTGGGCCGTTTGAAAGTCACCTATCATCACAACTGGTTTGACGGCACGACTGAACGCCATCCGCGCGTGCGTTACGGCGAACCCGTGCATGTGTTCAACAACTTTTATCTGAACAACAGCGGTTATGGTGTTGGCTGTTACCAGCAATCCGGTTGTGTAATCGAAGGCAATTATTTCGAGAATGTCGCCGTGCCCATCACGATCACCGGCCCGACCGAAGCCGGGCGCGCGGTCGAACGAAACAACTTTTTTGTGCGCAGCGGCGTGCCTGTCGTAGGTGGCGCGGTGCTTGAGCCGCAGACGTTTTACGGTTATGTGTTAGACCCGCCCGCCGATGTGCGTGCGCTCGTGGCGCGCGACGCGGGCGTGGGCAAGTTGCGATTTTAG
- a CDS encoding DoxX family membrane protein: MTNGNKLLLSNKQQIALIALRTLIGWHFLYEGYYKFRLPGWSADGTRLSAWTSAGYLKAATGPLAALFQRMLDAGWAGWLDRTVKISLVLIGLSLMLGLFTRIGCWGALLLLSLFYLLMVPLAGTQQPGSEGAYLLVNKTLIEAAAAAVLLLFNTGGIAGLDLLVAHRQVRQAS; this comes from the coding sequence ATGACTAACGGCAACAAGCTTCTTCTCTCAAACAAACAGCAGATCGCCTTGATCGCGTTGCGCACGCTGATCGGCTGGCACTTTCTTTACGAAGGCTATTACAAATTCAGACTGCCGGGTTGGAGCGCCGACGGCACACGGCTCAGCGCCTGGACATCCGCCGGGTATCTCAAGGCGGCGACAGGGCCGCTGGCCGCGCTCTTTCAACGAATGCTGGATGCAGGTTGGGCCGGTTGGCTGGATCGCACGGTGAAAATCAGTCTCGTGCTGATTGGCCTTTCACTGATGCTTGGATTGTTCACACGCATCGGCTGTTGGGGCGCGTTGCTGTTGCTGTCGTTGTTTTATTTGTTGATGGTGCCGCTCGCCGGAACACAACAGCCCGGCAGCGAAGGCGCCTATCTGCTCGTCAACAAAACCTTGATCGAAGCCGCTGCCGCCGCCGTATTGCTGCTGTTCAACACCGGCGGCATTGCCGGGTTGGACTTGTTGGTTGCGCATCGGCAAGTACGGCAGGCAAGTTAG